ACATAAGTTGAATCAATGATAGCCATTGCTACATGCTACATAAGTTCAATAGACTACTAAGGTCTTTCCCAAAAGTTGACAATTAGCCAACATTGTGCATTACTGAGATGATATAATACTTGAAAGATAAAAGAAGGAACTTTCCCTCCACAAGATGTGCAAGCTAATTACTATAGAATTGAGAAATACATAGTGACTCTTttataattaaaacaaaaaacaaaaaataaaagacaaaaaaaaaacaaaaaaaaaaaaaaaccaaaaccaaaacaaaaacaaaacaaattagaaataataataataataataataaataaaaaaaattgattctTCTTGCAAAATAATCTCATTTCTTTTGCAACCGTATTGTAACACTCATAATATAGGGGATTGGTTATCCTGAAATCAGCCATAGAAAAATAAGCAAAATAGAGGAAATATCAAGAACGAACATTTTTGGAGTCAAAGGCTGTAATTGTTAATCACAGCTAATTGACAGGTTTTGGGCATCTTCTTACACAAAAATGCTTATATGGTCTGAAATAATTTCAGAAATCAGCCAAGGAAAGATGAgtgaaataaataaaatgtcaAGAACAACCATTCTAAGAGTTGTTGTAAAGTCAGCGATGGAAAAGACAGGAAGAGAAAAAGATTAGGAGAGGGAAGTCTGGCAGCAGTTTTCTGGAGCATTATGTACAGCTCTAGATCCGCCctcttatatatataaacaataaaaaaaacatgCAAGACAATCATAACCCCACTCACACAACATAATTATTaaaatagcatatttctcttataATAAGAGTCAAAAGGCTGTACTCTTAATCGCAGCTAATTTAAAAATGTTTTGGGCATGCTCTTGCATGAGTATGACCATATGGTAGTGAATAATTTCTTAAGGATATCTTTGACTTGGTAAATGTTCTATTTCCATAAATTTTCAGTGAATTGAACATGCAAGATTTGTTACCCTTTAAATCGGATTAGGTCATCCTCAGGCTTATGATTCCTGCTTTGAATGTTTTCCAAAACTAAAGATGAGACACAAAAATTGAACATATATAAAGTACAATAACTTGGATAAAGTTTATAATTATCTTCAGGATAAAGAGTTGAAAGTTAGAAACATCCCCAAAAAACAGAAGAAAAGGAACTAGGTTTTAAGATGCTCACCTgagaaaatataaattaaaaattttttagcACTACATCACAAGgggaaaaaaatatttcaaaattttcaagtctTCTTTTTAAAGTTTCAAGTTATGCAAGCTAAAAATCTCATTTGGCAAAATAATATTCACCTACATatacaaaggaaagaaaaagcaAAACAGGGGGAAAAACATATTTGTTAGAACATGgaaactaaagaaattagtacaACATTTCCATGCACATCGCTTCAAAATCATGAAACAAGAACCATATCATTGTATCTCTAAATAAGTAACTCCGAATTTAAAAAATCTTCACTGACAAATATTtcagaaaaaaaatttgaaaaggcaaaaaaagaaaaaactagtTTGCAATTTATTTATCAAATGTTAAAGAATTCATACGGACAAATGAATCAGAAAATTACatactaaaaaaataatttcatccATTCAAATGTGAATTCAGATCTGGAATCCTATCCTAAACTTTTCATTATGCTAGTTTCTTTGTACCATAACAAGAATAAATGCTTGAGTTGTATTCATAGCTGTATCAACTTACATTTTCCACCAATCAAACAAATAAATTTCTGGAAAAACAGATTACTAGAGCTTTCAAACTGAAACTGCAGCTTAAATacatcttttttttaaaaataatttggaaCTCTAAATGGATTAAATGCATAAGATAAAAACATTAGTTTTAGCAAATAAGTACACCAAATTTGTGATCTATATATAAGGTAAAAACATACACCGAACTTATGATCCGTAAAAACATAGCAAATAAGTATACCAAATTTATGATCCACATACAAAACACAGTCAACCATCACCCAACCATTACATGAACAGCAAATCAAAAGCTAAGTGTGGCATGGACAATACTTATTTTCACATGGATTAGAAATTAAATGGCAAAGCATATAAATTTATCAGTAAGCCTTCTAAACTCCAAGGATTTTTTTGAGGAATGAACCTCAAAAACCTACAATTTTGTGCTTAACTTGGTAATTATTTAGTTGAACTTTCCTTGAGAAGACACATAAAAAACTACGACATAAATGTAAATAGGTGAACCataaaaatgaaaactgaaaCTCAACGAGCCCATTATAAAACAAAAGATTATTCATTCTTCCTGAGAACAAATCTCATCCAAAAAATGACCGTCAACAATTTGCAccaataaaatttatttaaaagaatAATTCCATTCCCAGCAGATGCCACATTATTGCCATATCATTGCACCTTATAATCATCTTGTTATCACATCTGTGGCAACTTTGAAATGGGATACCCCCAAGACCTTtgatcaatattttttttaaaagaaaatactaCTCTTGGAACTTCAACTTCTAacattaatttaaatatttttagataaaaaaaatagaaatttatgAGAAGATGAGGAAAAGCACAAATGCTAAAGGACAAGATGTCCTCCaacaaatataattaaaaaaaaattacaaaagaatTGCCCTCGATCCATTTATAAAATAATTCAAGAAACATTATAAAACATCCCAAAAGCCAAGGCCCAAAGAGGAACAAGAAAAATCACTATATCCCCAAGATGTTAGGAATGCATGGCTTGATCTTTAAGGATTTTAGCATTCCTTTTCATCTGCAAAGTCCACAAAATAGCAAGCCAAACATGCTGCCAGAGGATTTTCTCTCACTTAAATTAAATTTATCTTGCAAGTTGCGCCCAATAAGTTATGCTTTTATTTTGAAAGTTTGATccactatttttatttttggggtcTTCCCTATGGTTTCAAGTAGAAATTCTGAGATATACAGCATATTGTGTAGAGATCATGCGCAAAGGAATTGTTAAAATTACTTCACTTATAATTGGACCAAATAATCCCAcaattttttagttttctttttcattttttatttttattttttcctctccctctcttacttcaaagagaaaattttttaagtGCAACAGGTAAAATTATCTTAAATGCCAAGCACAGCATGGAAATAGTTACTACAACTAAAATGGGAATTCCTCATTCTGTAGTAATTATAGCCTGGTTTTTTTGAATTCCTGGACATCCCTACAACTATTCCTTCTCTTTACTTAAAAAAAAAGTGATATAAtagtaaaaattaaaatacagctatttttaaaaataaaaaattgggaTCCATGGAACACCACCTAGTGCACGCCCATGGCTATTAGTTATTTATGGTGACATTATTCCTTCATCCAAGTCTGCAGGAAACGGCATTTATGTTTATAGCCTAGCAGCTTGTGCACATTGTGAACAAAGAAATCTGACTTCATCAGTTCTATTAAAAATGCACTGACAATTTGAAAAACTAGCCAGTCATGGGAGAAAGAATTAAAAACTCTAGACAGTGGAGACGGGTTCTAGGCATGTTCTCTAAAACACTAAACTTATTGTGACAAGGGCACAAAATGGGTAGTAAAATTGGTCTTTATTCTTTGCATATTCAGATATGCAAGCTGGAGCATAAACATATTGCAGTCagcaaatggcataacaaggtaAAAAAGGGAAAGATCCTTTTATACTCTCAAGATGAAAGGATATCAGCACCAAACATACCAACAAAAACAGTCTAGTTGAAAAACacatggaaattaaatcatattgCATTTATTATAATTGGATACTCAAAAAAAGCGTAAATCATTAAGACAGGAAACAAACAATGCCAATCAGAACATCCCAGTTGATAAATATGCAAAAACTAAACCCTATTATTTTTTGAAAGTAATAATATTAAAAGAAAGCATCAGAGAAGTGAACAGTGCATGTATGGAATACACAAAGAAGACATTCTACATGTGCCAATAAATAATACAATTTTTAGTGCTAAAAGCAGGAACCAAGAAGGCATCATTAAAATGCAAGGGAACATTAAGACGAAAACAGACCTTATTTCCGATGTAGCCCATTACACCAACACCAACAGTAGACACTTTTAAGTTCTGTATATGCTGACGCAAGCCTCTTCGAACCCATATGGTAAGGAAAATCCCAACCATCTGCTTGCTAATTATCCTTACAAATGGTGATTTTCTTTTCCGCTTCATGAGGGACTCAAGGTCAAGTTCTGCAAGCAGAGCTATCTCTAATGGCTCTCTTTGATCATCATTTGCAAATGACTTGAAAGAACAATATCTTCTGAAAGATTTGGATGCTTTGAAAGATTTGATTGACGCAAAAGGATTTGGTCTCTCTAAAGCATACTGAGCTCGCAAATTTAATGGAGGCTCTGGCCAGCTCAACCCAATCCTTTCTGTCCCACTACGTGTTTTGGTTAACATGCTTTTGGGTTGGGCAACCGATGCTCCTCCATTTCCTGCATAATTTTCAGTCCTAAGACAATCTAACCTATCTAGCCTCTTTGGAGAAGAACATTGCCTTTGTAAATCCTGTTCTAGGGGCATGCCCAAATTGGGATGACCAGAATAGTCAGAAGCTCCAGAATTTTCAAAGAAGTTTTCACCAGTGATGGGTTTCTCACTAACTTCATCCGAATCATTAAATTCTTCATCTAATGGGTAGACTTCCTCATCTCCCTCACTGTCAGTTTCTAATAGTCTTGCACTTTCTATGTCTGGAGCATCATCAGACGGCTTGAACCTTGATGGAGAAGGAGGATCACTATAGCATTTACACTTAGTCTTCACAGGTTGAACTCTATTCAGCGTTTCGCGAATAATGCTCTCCCATTTTGGGACCGGACGAGTATCTTCAGCACCAAAGACATTCCCAGCATTTAAAGGGACAATCTCCTGAAGTCTATACACAACAGAGTATTTCTCATAATCCTAAAATTGAGTTCCTTGGACATGATTGAAACATTAAAGACTGAAGATGTGTGCAAACCCTTTTGTGGCACTATGTCTCATCAATGTaaaggttttttggttttttattttcgtTTTAGCAATATGGTCCCAATAACTATTATTTGAGTGCAAAGTGCATATTGACTATGAcataaaaagtttttaaaaagtaaagaaaagaaaagaaaagaaagatactTTGATATTTGCAGTTTATATGCAAAAATAATGTTTGGAGTAAAGCAGAGAAAAATAGTGAGGagcataataaaatatttataacacAGGGATTatctaaacaaaaataattacttaGCATTAAAGAAAAAAAGTAGGATATTAATCAAAGTGGGAACTGCaaaacaataattaaataaaacttgcAAGCGCTTACCCAAGCACATAGATGTCAGAAGGCTCGCTGACACCTAACCAATCATCTATATCTAGGTCATCCGGAGGAAGTTTTCCTCCAACATTCCATGTCCCAACACATATCCTAGGAACATTAAAAAAGCATACGGCAGATTAAAAGTAATGAACACCTTAACTTGACAAATCAAAGATACAAGCAATTGCTAAATGAATGAGACCAGCGATCTGTCATTTGCTAAATGAATGAAACTGGTACAGTCAGCTGCTGTTATCAAGATACAAGAGAGAATCAACATACTTGAGCTCCATTGTGTTTATATACTGTGCTCTAAAAGTTTCTGACTTTCGCCTTCTCAACTTTGGAAGAGCATCTGAGGTccgaataaaagaaagaaaagcagGAAAGGGTGAGTTCATGGATTATGTGCATTTGTTGTCTTTTAGGTATGCATATTGTCAAATGAGATAATATGCATTTGATACGAGATAAATTGGGAAGATTCTGACTGAAAATAACAAAAGGCCCACAGTCAAGGGTGCCATAACAATTTCACAGCATTTAAGAACAGATATTACAGCATTCTGAAGATTTGGTTGAGGTTTTCAGCTATAGGATAAGGATTTGTATCTGAACCAGTTGTAGCAGTTTTGCTGGTTAGCTGTGTTGAAGTTTGGAATGGAGCTGCCGTCAAGCTGGTCTGTTTGTTGTTAGATTAGAAGGCTTGTTGATGGCATCCATTTGTTTAAGGGTTAATCTGATGTTGTTTTCAGCTTATGGGAGCTGCAAATCTCCTCAGTTATTGAAACTAAACCAGTTGCAGCAGTGTGAAACCTGCTGGGCGAACTGTTGTTGTTCTTTATGAATTGCTGTGTTGAAGATGGTGTTGTTTTTGCTGTTTGTTGATTGATTAGTCTGGTAGATGGTTCTGAAGATTTTATTTGAGCCAGCTGTTCGGA
The sequence above is a segment of the Malania oleifera isolate guangnan ecotype guangnan chromosome 8, ASM2987363v1, whole genome shotgun sequence genome. Coding sequences within it:
- the LOC131162247 gene encoding type IV inositol polyphosphate 5-phosphatase 3 isoform X5, whose product is MKGRSKNKHERSCAEICCLGWSCLQNFWPRIVLRKWLNISAKDSDFSADTEDEDDCDTGSDTEEFCQWGRQSRFQGNTGDESQLDHNDALPKLRRRKSETFRAQYINTMELKICVGTWNVGGKLPPDDLDIDDWLGVSEPSDIYVLGLQEIVPLNAGNVFGAEDTRPVPKWESIIRETLNRVQPVKTKCKCYSDPPSPSRFKPSDDAPDIESARLLETDSEGDEEVYPLDEEFNDSDEVSEKPITGENFFENSGASDYSGHPNLGMPLEQDLQRQCSSPKRLDRLDCLRTENYAGNGGASVAQPKSMLTKTRSGTERIGLSWPEPPLNLRAQYALERPNPFASIKSFKASKSFRRYCSFKSFANDDQREPLEIALLAELDLESLMKRKRKSPFVRIISKQMVGIFLTIWVRRGLRQHIQNLKVSTVGVGVMGYIGNKGSISVRMSIYQTFFCFVCSHLTSGEKDGDENKRNADVHEIHRRTHFRSVSNIGLPKRIHDHERIIWLGDLNYRIKMSYEKTRELIHKKEWSQLVEMDQLVQELRKGHAFDGWSEGALNFPPTYKYESNSEKYYGEDPKVGRRTPAWCDRILSFGKGMRLMSYRRAELRHSDHRPVTATYMVEVEVFSPRKLQRALTFTDAEIESAEIAADMGIDVGRNNLRLVE
- the LOC131162247 gene encoding type IV inositol polyphosphate 5-phosphatase 3 isoform X7; the encoded protein is MKGRSKNKHENFWPRIVLRKWLNISAKDSDFSADTEDEDDCDTGSDTEEFCQWGRQSRFQGNTGDESQLDHNDALPKLRRRKSETFRAQYINTMELKICVGTWNVGGKLPPDDLDIDDWLGVSEPSDIYVLGLQEIVPLNAGNVFGAEDTRPVPKWESIIRETLNRVQPVKTKCKCYSDPPSPSRFKPSDDAPDIESARLLETDSEGDEEVYPLDEEFNDSDEVSEKPITGENFFENSGASDYSGHPNLGMPLEQDLQRQCSSPKRLDRLDCLRTENYAGNGGASVAQPKSMLTKTRSGTERIGLSWPEPPLNLRAQYALERPNPFASIKSFKASKSFRRYCSFKSFANDDQREPLEIALLAELDLESLMKRKRKSPFVRIISKQMVGIFLTIWVRRGLRQHIQNLKVSTVGVGVMGYIGNKGSISVRMSIYQTFFCFVCSHLTSGEKDGDENKRNADVHEIHRRTHFRSVSNIGLPKRIHDHERIIWLGDLNYRIKMSYEKTRELIHKKEWSQLVEMDQLVQELRKGHAFDGWSEGALNFPPTYKYESNSEKYYGEDPKVGRRTPAWCDRILSFGKGMRLMSYRRAELRHSDHRPVTATYMVEVEVFSPRKLQRALTFTDAEIESAEIAADMGIDVGRNNLRLVERHHLLL
- the LOC131162247 gene encoding type IV inositol polyphosphate 5-phosphatase 3 isoform X4; its protein translation is MKGRSKNKHENFWPRIVLRKWLNISAKDSDFSADTEDEDDCDTGSDTEEFCQWGRQSRFQGNTGDESQLDHNDALPKLRRRKSETFRAQYINTMELKICVGTWNVGGKLPPDDLDIDDWLGVSEPSDIYVLGLQEIVPLNAGNVFGAEDTRPVPKWESIIRETLNRVQPVKTKCKCYSDPPSPSRFKPSDDAPDIESARLLETDSEGDEEVYPLDEEFNDSDEVSEKPITGENFFENSGASDYSGHPNLGMPLEQDLQRQCSSPKRLDRLDCLRTENYAGNGGASVAQPKSMLTKTRSGTERIGLSWPEPPLNLRAQYALERPNPFASIKSFKASKSFRRYCSFKSFANDDQREPLEIALLAELDLESLMKRKRKSPFVRIISKQMVGIFLTIWVRRGLRQHIQNLKVSTVGVGVMGYIGNKGSISVRMSIYQTFFCFVCSHLTSGEKDGDENKRNADVHEIHRRTHFRSVSNIGLPKRIHDHERIIWLGDLNYRIKMSYEKTRELIHKKEWSQLVEMDQLVQELRKGHAFDGWSEGALNFPPTYKYESNSEKYYGEDPKVGRRTPAWCDRILSFGKGMRLMSYRRAELRHSDHRPVTATYMVEVEVFSPRKLQRALTFTDAEIESAEIAADMGIDVGRNNLRLVEYVLHKGLSIGWSSRLY
- the LOC131162247 gene encoding type IV inositol polyphosphate 5-phosphatase 3 isoform X9, which translates into the protein MVLAEFCQWGRQSRFQGNTGDESQLDHNDALPKLRRRKSETFRAQYINTMELKICVGTWNVGGKLPPDDLDIDDWLGVSEPSDIYVLGLQEIVPLNAGNVFGAEDTRPVPKWESIIRETLNRVQPVKTKCKCYSDPPSPSRFKPSDDAPDIESARLLETDSEGDEEVYPLDEEFNDSDEVSEKPITGENFFENSGASDYSGHPNLGMPLEQDLQRQCSSPKRLDRLDCLRTENYAGNGGASVAQPKSMLTKTRSGTERIGLSWPEPPLNLRAQYALERPNPFASIKSFKASKSFRRYCSFKSFANDDQREPLEIALLAELDLESLMKRKRKSPFVRIISKQMVGIFLTIWVRRGLRQHIQNLKVSTVGVGVMGYIGNKGSISVRMSIYQTFFCFVCSHLTSGEKDGDENKRNADVHEIHRRTHFRSVSNIGLPKRIHDHERIIWLGDLNYRIKMSYEKTRELIHKKEWSQLVEMDQLVQELRKGHAFDGWSEGALNFPPTYKYESNSEKYYGEDPKVGRRTPAWCDRILSFGKGMRLMSYRRAELRHSDHRPVTATYMVEVEVFSPRKLQRALTFTDAEIESAEIAADMGIDVGRNNLRLVEYVLHKGLSIGWSSRLY
- the LOC131162247 gene encoding type IV inositol polyphosphate 5-phosphatase 3 isoform X3, translated to MKGRSKNKHERSCAEICCLGWSCLQNFWPRIVLRKWLNISAKDSDFSADTEDEDDCDTGSDTEEFCQWGRQSRFQGNTGDESQLDHNDALPKLRRRKSETFRAQYINTMELKICVGTWNVGGKLPPDDLDIDDWLGVSEPSDIYVLGLQEIVPLNAGNVFGAEDTRPVPKWESIIRETLNRVQPVKTKCKCYSDPPSPSRFKPSDDAPDIESARLLETDSEGDEEVYPLDEEFNDSDEVSEKPITGENFFENSGASDYSGHPNLGMPLEQDLQRQCSSPKRLDRLDCLRTENYAGNGGASVAQPKSMLTKTRSGTERIGLSWPEPPLNLRAQYALERPNPFASIKSFKASKSFRRYCSFKSFANDDQREPLEIALLAELDLESLMKRKRKSPFVRIISKQMVGIFLTIWVRRGLRQHIQNLKVSTVGVGVMGYIGNKGSISVRMSIYQTFFCFVCSHLTSGEKDGDENKRNADVHEIHRRTHFRSVSNIGLPKRIHDHERIIWLGDLNYRIKMSYEKTRELIHKKEWSQLVEMDQLVQELRKGHAFDGWSEGALNFPPTYKYESNSEKYYGEDPKVGRRTPAWCDRILSFGKGMRLMSYRRAELRHSDHRPVTATYMVEVEVFSPRKLQRALTFTDAEIESAEIAADMGIDVGRNNLRLVERHHLLL
- the LOC131162247 gene encoding type IV inositol polyphosphate 5-phosphatase 3 isoform X8, producing MKGRSKNKHENFWPRIVLRKWLNISAKDSDFSADTEDEDDCDTGSDTEEFCQWGRQSRFQGNTGDESQLDHNDALPKLRRRKSETFRAQYINTMELKICVGTWNVGGKLPPDDLDIDDWLGVSEPSDIYVLGLQEIVPLNAGNVFGAEDTRPVPKWESIIRETLNRVQPVKTKCKCYSDPPSPSRFKPSDDAPDIESARLLETDSEGDEEVYPLDEEFNDSDEVSEKPITGENFFENSGASDYSGHPNLGMPLEQDLQRQCSSPKRLDRLDCLRTENYAGNGGASVAQPKSMLTKTRSGTERIGLSWPEPPLNLRAQYALERPNPFASIKSFKASKSFRRYCSFKSFANDDQREPLEIALLAELDLESLMKRKRKSPFVRIISKQMVGIFLTIWVRRGLRQHIQNLKVSTVGVGVMGYIGNKGSISVRMSIYQTFFCFVCSHLTSGEKDGDENKRNADVHEIHRRTHFRSVSNIGLPKRIHDHERIIWLGDLNYRIKMSYEKTRELIHKKEWSQLVEMDQLVQELRKGHAFDGWSEGALNFPPTYKYESNSEKYYGEDPKVGRRTPAWCDRILSFGKGMRLMSYRRAELRHSDHRPVTATYMVEVEVFSPRKLQRALTFTDAEIESAEIAADMGIDVGRNNLRLVE
- the LOC131162247 gene encoding type IV inositol polyphosphate 5-phosphatase 3 isoform X1 gives rise to the protein MKGRSKNKHERSCAEICCLGWSCLQNFWPRIVLRKWLNISAKDSDFSADTEDEDDCDTGSDTEEFCQWGRQSRFQGNTGDESQLDHNDALPKLRRRKSETFRAQYINTMELKICVGTWNVGGKLPPDDLDIDDWLGVSEPSDIYVLGLQEIVPLNAGNVFGAEDTRPVPKWESIIRETLNRVQPVKTKCKCYSDPPSPSRFKPSDDAPDIESARLLETDSEGDEEVYPLDEEFNDSDEVSEKPITGENFFENSGASDYSGHPNLGMPLEQDLQRQCSSPKRLDRLDCLRTENYAGNGGASVAQPKSMLTKTRSGTERIGLSWPEPPLNLRAQYALERPNPFASIKSFKASKSFRRYCSFKSFANDDQREPLEIALLAELDLESLMKRKRKSPFVRIISKQMVGIFLTIWVRRGLRQHIQNLKVSTVGVGVMGYIGNKGSISVRMSIYQTFFCFVCSHLTSGEKDGDENKRNADVHEIHRRTHFRSVSNIGLPKRIHDHERIIWLGDLNYRIKMSYEKTRELIHKKEWSQLVEMDQLVQELRKGHAFDGWSEGALNFPPTYKYESNSEKYYGEDPKVGRRTPAWCDRILSFGKGMRLMSYRRAELRHSDHRPVTATYMVEVEVFSPRKLQRALTFTDAEIESAEIAADMGIDVGRNNLRLVEYVLHKGLSIGWSSRLY
- the LOC131162247 gene encoding type IV inositol polyphosphate 5-phosphatase 3 isoform X2; its protein translation is MKGRSKNKHERSCAEICCLGWSCLQNFWPRIVLRKWLNISAKDSDFSADTEDEDDCDTGSDTEEFCQWGRQSRFQGNTGDESQLDHNDALPKLRRRKSETFRAQYINTMELKICVGTWNVGGKLPPDDLDIDDWLGVSEPSDIYVLGLQEIVPLNAGNVFGAEDTRPVPKWESIIRETLNRVQPVKTKCKCYSDPPSPSRFKPSDDAPDIESARLLETDSEGDEEVYPLDEEFNDSDEVSEKPITGENFFENSGASDYSGHPNLGMPLEQDLQRQCSSPKRLDRLDCLRTENYAGNGGASVAQPKSMLTKTRSGTERIGLSWPEPPLNLRAQYALERPNPFASIKSFKASKSFRRYCSFKSFANDDQREPLEIALLAELDLESLMKRKRKSPFVRIISKQMVGIFLTIWVRRGLRQHIQNLKVSTVGVGVMGYIGNKGSISVRMSIYQTFFCFVCSHLTSGEKDGDENKRNADVHEIHRRTHFRSVSNIGLPKRIHDHERIIWLGDLNYRIKMSYEKTRELIHKKEWSQLVEMDQLVQELRKGHAFDGWSEGALNFPPTYKYESNSEKYYGEDPKVGRRTPAWCDRILSFGKGMRLMSYRRAELRHSDHRPVTATYMVEVEVFSPRKLQRALTFTDAEIESAEIAADMGIDVGRNNLRLVEDISDWEH
- the LOC131162247 gene encoding type IV inositol polyphosphate 5-phosphatase 3 isoform X6: MKGRSKNKHENFWPRIVLRKWLNISAKDSDFSADTEDEDDCDTGSDTEEFCQWGRQSRFQGNTGDESQLDHNDALPKLRRRKSETFRAQYINTMELKICVGTWNVGGKLPPDDLDIDDWLGVSEPSDIYVLGLQEIVPLNAGNVFGAEDTRPVPKWESIIRETLNRVQPVKTKCKCYSDPPSPSRFKPSDDAPDIESARLLETDSEGDEEVYPLDEEFNDSDEVSEKPITGENFFENSGASDYSGHPNLGMPLEQDLQRQCSSPKRLDRLDCLRTENYAGNGGASVAQPKSMLTKTRSGTERIGLSWPEPPLNLRAQYALERPNPFASIKSFKASKSFRRYCSFKSFANDDQREPLEIALLAELDLESLMKRKRKSPFVRIISKQMVGIFLTIWVRRGLRQHIQNLKVSTVGVGVMGYIGNKGSISVRMSIYQTFFCFVCSHLTSGEKDGDENKRNADVHEIHRRTHFRSVSNIGLPKRIHDHERIIWLGDLNYRIKMSYEKTRELIHKKEWSQLVEMDQLVQELRKGHAFDGWSEGALNFPPTYKYESNSEKYYGEDPKVGRRTPAWCDRILSFGKGMRLMSYRRAELRHSDHRPVTATYMVEVEVFSPRKLQRALTFTDAEIESAEIAADMGIDVGRNNLRLVEDISDWEH